A genomic window from Polaribacter gangjinensis includes:
- a CDS encoding SRPBCC family protein produces the protein MKRIKIILGIISVIVLVFFATGSFIKETNYTVQIQINKPIAQVFDAFTTIENKKQWIPELKSVEVVNENIGKTGSEYQLMIQNQDQKMLISEKIMAYVPNKKVTLFHNAENMLKTNDYVFSESNGLTNITLQATCSSDSYLMSCLFPYFKGTFKNQDLSYLTNFKAFLEQ, from the coding sequence ATGAAAAGAATTAAAATTATTTTAGGAATTATCTCTGTAATTGTGCTAGTGTTTTTTGCCACTGGCTCTTTTATCAAAGAGACAAATTATACTGTTCAAATTCAAATTAATAAGCCAATTGCACAAGTTTTTGATGCTTTTACAACTATTGAGAATAAAAAACAATGGATTCCAGAACTAAAATCGGTTGAAGTTGTCAATGAAAATATTGGAAAAACGGGAAGTGAATATCAATTAATGATTCAAAATCAAGATCAAAAAATGTTGATTTCTGAAAAAATTATGGCTTATGTTCCCAATAAAAAAGTAACGCTTTTTCACAATGCCGAAAATATGTTGAAAACCAATGATTATGTGTTTTCAGAATCTAATGGTTTGACAAACATTACATTACAAGCAACTTGTAGCAGTGATTCTTATTTGATGTCGTGTTTATTTCCTTATTTCAAGGGTACTTTTAAAAATCAAGATTTGTCATATTTAACCAATTTTAAAGCTTTTCTTGAACAATAA
- a CDS encoding o-succinylbenzoate synthase — MTITASYKKYILNFKNPSGTSRGILKTKETWFIILQQNDKIGIGETGLFRGLSCDDVPNYEEKLHWVCENIHLGLEVLLQELIKFPSIQFGLEQAFLSLKSQTPFELFPTKFTQGKEAININGLIWMGDKDFMKTQIKEKLATGFSCIKMKIGAIDFETELSLLASIRKEFSANEIVLRVDANGAFLPNEALQKLEQLSKFDIHSIEQPIKQGQMEAMADLCTKTPVPIALDEELIGVFSSEERQKLLSTIQPQYIILKPSLLGGFANSLEWITLAEQNNCGWWITSALESNVGLNAIAQFTYHLKNPLPQGLGTGSLFTNNFESPLEINHGKLQYNNTKNWNFTL; from the coding sequence ATGACAATTACAGCAAGTTATAAAAAATACATTCTCAATTTTAAAAATCCAAGTGGTACTTCACGTGGCATTTTAAAAACTAAAGAAACTTGGTTCATCATTTTACAACAAAATGATAAAATTGGCATTGGTGAAACTGGTCTTTTTAGAGGTTTGAGTTGTGATGATGTTCCTAATTACGAAGAAAAATTACACTGGGTTTGTGAAAATATTCATTTGGGTTTGGAAGTATTATTGCAAGAATTGATAAAGTTTCCATCCATTCAATTTGGGTTGGAACAAGCTTTTTTATCTCTAAAAAGTCAAACACCTTTTGAGTTATTTCCAACAAAATTCACGCAAGGAAAAGAGGCAATCAATATCAATGGATTGATTTGGATGGGTGATAAAGATTTTATGAAAACGCAAATCAAAGAAAAGTTAGCAACTGGCTTTTCTTGTATCAAAATGAAAATAGGTGCCATTGATTTTGAGACTGAATTATCGTTACTAGCATCCATCAGAAAAGAATTTTCTGCCAATGAAATTGTCTTAAGAGTAGATGCAAATGGAGCTTTTTTACCCAATGAAGCTTTGCAAAAATTAGAACAATTGTCAAAATTTGATATACATTCTATTGAGCAACCAATCAAACAAGGACAAATGGAAGCAATGGCCGATTTATGTACTAAAACCCCAGTTCCTATTGCGTTGGATGAGGAATTGATTGGGGTTTTTTCATCCGAAGAAAGGCAAAAATTGTTATCGACAATTCAACCTCAATACATTATTTTAAAACCAAGTTTATTAGGTGGTTTTGCCAATAGTTTGGAATGGATTACTTTAGCTGAACAAAACAATTGTGGTTGGTGGATTACGTCAGCTTTAGAGAGCAATGTTGGGTTAAATGCCATTGCGCAATTTACCTATCATTTGAAAAATCCTTTGCCACAAGGTTTAGGTACTGGAAGTTTATTTACCAATAATTTTGAAAGTCCGTTAGAAATCAACCACGGAAAATTACAATACAACAACACTAAAAACTGGAACTTTACACTTTAA
- a CDS encoding CPBP family intramembrane glutamic endopeptidase, which translates to MNYIQQAFTGKLGMWKYLVVSVFFFGFMGLNLLAIFLLDFDVDQIMKDQIALKGSNQVLFENLVPFAIGLGAVFFWVKYVHNQRIRTLTTSRKKVDWKRVFFAFSLWGTITALFIFIDYQFSPEDYRVNFQLEPFLYLMLIAVFLIPLQTSFEEYFFRGYLMQGLGVATKNRWFPLIVTSLVFGLLHIANPEVEKLGYGILVYYIGTGFFLGIVTLMDEGLELALGFHAANNLITALLVTANWTAFQTNSVLIDVSMPKLGADVYLPVFVVFPVLGLIFSKKYGWSNWKEKLTGKIEEPVISNEQ; encoded by the coding sequence ATGAATTACATACAGCAAGCTTTTACCGGAAAATTGGGCATGTGGAAATACTTAGTTGTTTCTGTTTTTTTCTTCGGGTTCATGGGATTGAATTTGTTAGCCATCTTTTTATTAGATTTTGATGTGGATCAAATCATGAAAGATCAAATTGCTTTGAAAGGCTCTAATCAGGTATTATTTGAAAACTTAGTTCCTTTTGCAATTGGTTTAGGGGCTGTATTTTTTTGGGTAAAATATGTTCACAATCAAAGAATTAGAACCTTAACAACTTCCAGAAAAAAGGTTGATTGGAAACGTGTTTTCTTTGCTTTTTCACTTTGGGGAACAATTACAGCCTTATTTATTTTTATTGATTATCAATTTTCTCCAGAAGATTATAGAGTTAATTTTCAGCTAGAGCCTTTTTTATATTTGATGTTGATTGCTGTTTTTTTGATTCCTTTACAAACCAGTTTCGAAGAATATTTTTTTAGAGGATATTTAATGCAAGGATTAGGCGTAGCTACTAAAAATAGATGGTTTCCTTTGATAGTTACGTCACTTGTTTTCGGATTATTGCACATTGCCAATCCTGAAGTAGAAAAATTAGGATACGGAATTTTAGTGTATTATATAGGTACTGGATTTTTTTTAGGAATTGTAACTTTGATGGATGAAGGTTTGGAACTAGCTTTGGGTTTTCATGCTGCAAATAATTTGATTACAGCTTTATTGGTAACAGCCAATTGGACTGCTTTTCAAACAAATTCTGTTTTGATTGATGTTTCCATGCCAAAATTAGGTGCTGATGTGTACCTTCCTGTATTTGTTGTTTTTCCTGTTTTAGGGTTAATTTTTTCAAAGAAATATGGTTGGTCAAATTGGAAAGAAAAACTCACTGGAAAAATTGAAGAACCAGTCATTTCAAACGAACAATAA
- a CDS encoding AMP-binding protein: protein MENKFHKHFQFNGKSFDTVNEILEFTSNISTEIHTFLQDWFSNRLTITVQTSGSTGTPKSIELQKKHMINSAFATAHYFDLPAKTTALLCLPITYIAGKMMLIRAINIGWHLDIVEATLHPLKNVTKSYDFSAMVPLQLENSLDKIDGIKKLIVGGGVVSNQLQQKLQKIDCHVFATYGMTETITHIAVKKLNHVHKYPNFYEVLPNVTIYKDQRNCLVIEAKNVAEKVLFTNDVVQLISHKKFDWLGRFDNVINSGGIKLHPETIEEKLAKVIENRFFVAGIHDDQLGEKLILVIESLVKIENETLTKMELFSKIKSLKTLSKFEIPKEIYFINSFTETTSGKIQRKKNLEKLGF, encoded by the coding sequence ATGGAAAATAAATTTCATAAACACTTTCAATTCAATGGAAAATCCTTTGATACGGTTAATGAAATTTTAGAATTCACATCAAATATTTCTACTGAAATTCACACTTTTTTACAAGATTGGTTTTCAAATAGACTAACAATTACTGTTCAAACTTCGGGTTCAACTGGCACACCAAAAAGTATTGAACTCCAAAAAAAGCACATGATAAATTCTGCTTTTGCTACAGCTCATTATTTTGATTTACCTGCAAAAACAACAGCCTTACTCTGTTTGCCAATAACTTATATTGCAGGTAAAATGATGTTGATTCGTGCCATCAATATAGGTTGGCATTTAGATATTGTAGAAGCAACTTTACATCCATTAAAAAATGTGACGAAAAGCTATGATTTTTCAGCTATGGTGCCTTTACAATTGGAAAATTCTTTAGATAAAATAGATGGTATTAAAAAACTAATTGTGGGTGGAGGAGTAGTTTCGAATCAATTGCAACAAAAGTTACAAAAGATTGATTGTCATGTTTTTGCAACATACGGAATGACAGAAACCATTACGCATATTGCCGTTAAAAAGTTGAATCATGTTCATAAGTATCCCAATTTTTATGAGGTTTTACCTAATGTTACTATTTATAAAGACCAACGAAATTGTTTGGTAATTGAGGCTAAAAATGTTGCTGAAAAAGTATTGTTTACCAATGATGTTGTACAATTAATTTCACATAAAAAGTTTGATTGGTTAGGTCGTTTTGACAATGTAATCAATTCTGGAGGCATCAAATTGCATCCTGAAACGATTGAAGAAAAATTAGCAAAAGTAATTGAAAATCGTTTTTTTGTGGCTGGAATTCACGATGATCAATTGGGAGAAAAACTCATCTTGGTGATAGAATCATTAGTAAAAATAGAAAATGAAACTTTAACAAAAATGGAACTATTTTCAAAGATAAAATCTTTAAAAACTCTTTCAAAATTCGAAATTCCGAAAGAAATTTATTTTATAAATTCTTTTACAGAAACAACTTCTGGTAAAATTCAACGCAAAAAAAACTTAGAAAAACTCGGATTTTAA
- a CDS encoding Crp/Fnr family transcriptional regulator — MSKCEQCIVRQFNSLKHLSKDDLVRMSNCKTSKIIKKGEPIFEEGDYLNGVYCIKDGVCKVSKMSENGKNQIVNLITRGDLLGERSLISEEVSNLNAIALEDMEVCFIPKEEIIRDLEKNPNFTMDVLKNMAISLKNSDNLVVDMAQKSVKQRLAETLIKLQTKFGVNDLGAIDLQLSREDIANIIGTATESCIRLLSEFKKSKFIDFQGKNIIITNKNELEKIANGF, encoded by the coding sequence ATGAGCAAATGTGAACAATGTATTGTACGTCAGTTCAATTCTTTGAAACATCTTTCTAAAGACGATCTTGTTAGAATGTCTAATTGTAAAACCTCTAAAATCATTAAAAAAGGAGAACCTATTTTTGAAGAAGGAGATTATTTGAATGGGGTATATTGTATTAAAGATGGGGTTTGTAAAGTTTCTAAAATGAGTGAAAACGGAAAAAATCAAATCGTAAATTTAATTACAAGAGGCGATTTATTAGGGGAAAGAAGTTTGATTTCAGAGGAAGTTTCTAATTTAAATGCTATTGCTTTGGAAGACATGGAAGTGTGTTTTATCCCTAAAGAAGAGATTATTAGAGATTTGGAAAAGAACCCTAATTTTACGATGGATGTTTTAAAAAACATGGCAATTTCTTTAAAAAATTCTGATAATTTAGTTGTTGATATGGCTCAAAAAAGCGTGAAACAACGATTGGCAGAAACACTTATAAAACTTCAAACAAAGTTTGGTGTGAATGATTTAGGTGCTATTGATTTGCAACTTTCTAGAGAAGATATTGCGAATATAATTGGTACTGCCACTGAATCTTGCATTCGATTGTTGTCAGAATTTAAGAAAAGTAAATTCATAGATTTTCAAGGGAAAAACATCATTATTACGAATAAAAACGAATTAGAAAAAATTGCAAACGGATTTTAA
- a CDS encoding heavy metal translocating P-type ATPase, whose amino-acid sequence MNTTHCYHCGETCNDTEIQKDDKIFCCNGCKTVYEIFSENELTCYYDFQENPGAIPADIKGKYDFLDTKSIAEKLLEFDNGTTQIITFFIPHIHCSSCIWVLENLHKLNPKINSSQVDFPKKTVRITFHSEDISLKELVLLLSSIGYEPYISLEDYESGKKAVDRSLIYKLGIAGFAFGNVMFLSFPEYFEVSEYWLDHYKNTFRWLMFLFSLPVVFYSGNGYFIAAYKGLKSKILNIDVPIALGIAVLFIRSFVEILFDLGTGFFDSLTGLVFFLLLGKFFQQKTYNFLSFERDFKSYFPIAVTKILADGKEENIQIYEVKKGDRLLIRNQELIPVDGILINGNAQIDYSFVTGEAVAVSKKSGDKLFAGGKQLAGILEMEVLASVSQSYLTQLWSNDVFKTDKTSNFKNITDTISKNFTIFVLTIATVSTLFWLFFDVSKALNVFTAVLIIACPCAIALAAPFTLGNLLRIFGKKKFYLKNATVIEQLATIDTVIFDKTGTLTTAKESAVSYDGIELHSNEIQLLKSSLRASNHPLSRTIYNSFQNIKSIAIDDFKEITGKGIEVRHKNTFLKIGAADFVKNSTENIHLDTAVHISFDGIYKGKFTLKNTYRKGLHSLFDSLKNNFNLAVVSGDNSGEKDFLSENLPKNTTLLFNKKPEDKLQIVADYQSKHKKVAMIGDGLNDAGALAKSDVGIALSENINVFSPACDAILDASQFEKIDKYLWASKKAVSIIKYSFLLSFCYNVIGLYFAVTGQLMPVIAAILMPISSISIVIFTTIATNLVGKKI is encoded by the coding sequence ATGAATACTACACATTGTTATCATTGTGGAGAAACTTGTAATGATACTGAAATTCAGAAAGATGATAAAATTTTCTGTTGCAATGGTTGCAAAACTGTGTACGAAATTTTTTCTGAAAATGAACTGACTTGTTATTACGATTTTCAAGAAAATCCAGGTGCAATTCCTGCTGATATCAAAGGAAAATATGATTTTTTAGATACGAAAAGTATTGCTGAAAAGTTATTGGAATTTGACAATGGAACCACACAAATTATCACTTTTTTCATTCCTCATATTCATTGTAGTTCTTGCATTTGGGTATTAGAAAATCTGCACAAACTGAACCCTAAAATCAATTCATCTCAAGTTGATTTTCCCAAAAAGACAGTACGAATCACTTTTCACTCTGAAGATATTTCACTAAAAGAATTGGTATTGCTTTTAAGTTCTATTGGTTATGAACCTTACATCAGTTTAGAAGATTATGAATCAGGAAAAAAAGCTGTAGATAGAAGCTTGATATACAAACTCGGAATTGCAGGGTTTGCTTTTGGAAATGTGATGTTTTTATCATTTCCAGAATATTTTGAAGTTTCAGAATATTGGCTTGATCATTACAAAAATACCTTTCGTTGGTTGATGTTTTTGTTTTCACTACCTGTCGTTTTTTATTCAGGAAATGGCTATTTTATAGCTGCTTACAAAGGGTTGAAATCAAAAATTTTAAACATTGATGTACCAATTGCCTTAGGAATTGCAGTATTGTTTATCCGAAGTTTTGTTGAAATTTTATTTGATTTGGGTACAGGTTTTTTTGATAGCCTTACAGGATTGGTCTTTTTCTTATTACTAGGAAAGTTTTTTCAACAAAAAACCTATAATTTTTTGTCTTTTGAGCGTGATTTTAAATCGTATTTTCCAATAGCAGTCACCAAAATATTGGCTGATGGAAAAGAAGAGAATATTCAAATTTATGAGGTAAAAAAAGGCGACAGATTATTGATTCGCAATCAAGAATTGATTCCTGTTGACGGAATTTTAATCAACGGAAATGCTCAAATAGATTACAGTTTTGTGACTGGTGAAGCTGTTGCCGTTTCAAAAAAATCAGGAGATAAATTATTTGCAGGAGGAAAACAATTGGCAGGAATTCTTGAAATGGAAGTATTAGCGTCAGTTTCACAAAGTTATTTAACCCAATTGTGGAGTAATGACGTTTTTAAAACTGATAAAACTTCGAATTTTAAAAATATCACAGATACCATTAGTAAAAACTTTACCATTTTTGTGTTGACAATAGCAACTGTTTCAACCTTATTTTGGCTATTTTTTGATGTTTCAAAAGCCTTAAATGTGTTTACTGCAGTGCTTATTATTGCCTGTCCTTGTGCCATTGCTTTGGCAGCTCCTTTTACCTTAGGAAACTTATTGCGTATTTTTGGAAAGAAAAAGTTTTACTTAAAAAATGCGACTGTCATTGAGCAATTGGCTACTATAGATACTGTTATTTTTGACAAAACAGGTACCTTAACAACCGCCAAAGAAAGTGCTGTTTCTTATGACGGAATTGAGTTACATTCTAATGAAATTCAGTTATTAAAAAGTTCATTACGCGCTTCTAATCATCCTTTAAGCAGAACCATTTACAACTCTTTTCAAAACATAAAATCCATTGCAATTGATGATTTTAAAGAAATAACAGGAAAAGGAATTGAGGTTCGTCATAAAAATACTTTTTTAAAAATAGGCGCTGCTGATTTTGTAAAAAATAGTACAGAAAATATCCATTTAGACACTGCTGTACACATCAGTTTTGATGGAATTTACAAAGGAAAGTTTACACTAAAAAACACCTACAGAAAAGGTTTACATTCACTTTTTGATTCCTTAAAAAATAATTTTAATTTGGCTGTGGTTTCAGGAGATAATAGTGGAGAAAAGGATTTTTTATCCGAAAACTTACCCAAAAACACTACCTTACTTTTCAATAAAAAACCTGAAGATAAATTACAAATTGTAGCTGATTATCAATCAAAACACAAAAAAGTAGCGATGATTGGTGATGGCTTGAATGATGCAGGCGCATTAGCCAAAAGTGATGTTGGCATTGCCTTATCAGAAAATATCAACGTGTTTTCGCCAGCTTGTGATGCCATTTTAGATGCCAGCCAATTTGAAAAAATAGATAAGTATTTGTGGGCATCTAAAAAAGCAGTATCTATTATAAAATACAGTTTTTTACTGTCTTTTTGTTACAATGTTATTGGATTGTATTTTGCAGTTACTGGTCAGTTAATGCCTGTTATTGCAGCTATTTTAATGCCAATAAGTTCAATCAGTATTGTTATTTTCACAACCATTGCTACCAATTTGGTAGGAAAAAAAATCTAA
- the deoD gene encoding purine-nucleoside phosphorylase encodes MSVHIEAKKDQIAETILLPGDPMRAKWIADTFLKDAFLYNDVRGMLGFTGTYKGKRISVQGTGMGIPSTLIYCHELITEYGVKNLIRVGSAGSYQKEVHIRDIVIAMAASTNSGLNTIRFNGADFAPTASFELFQKAIEIAKQKNIPVKAGGILSSDEFYADDFDSYQKWADYGVLCVEMETSGLYTIAAKHQVNALSILTISDNLVTKERTTADEREQTFREMIEIALELAL; translated from the coding sequence ATGAGTGTTCATATCGAAGCAAAAAAGGATCAAATAGCCGAAACGATTTTATTACCTGGAGATCCAATGAGAGCAAAATGGATTGCAGATACATTTTTAAAAGATGCTTTTCTTTACAATGATGTTCGTGGAATGTTGGGTTTTACGGGCACTTACAAAGGAAAAAGAATTTCAGTACAAGGTACAGGAATGGGCATTCCATCAACCTTGATTTATTGTCACGAATTGATAACGGAGTATGGTGTAAAAAACTTAATCAGAGTAGGTTCTGCAGGGTCTTATCAAAAAGAGGTGCACATCAGAGATATTGTAATTGCCATGGCTGCATCTACCAATTCTGGGTTGAACACCATTCGTTTTAATGGAGCAGATTTTGCGCCCACTGCAAGTTTTGAGTTGTTTCAAAAAGCGATTGAAATTGCCAAACAAAAGAATATTCCAGTAAAGGCGGGTGGAATTTTAAGTTCTGATGAATTTTATGCGGATGATTTTGATTCCTATCAAAAATGGGCAGATTATGGAGTGTTGTGCGTAGAAATGGAAACTTCTGGATTGTACACCATTGCTGCAAAACATCAGGTGAATGCATTATCAATTTTAACCATTTCTGATAATTTGGTTACCAAAGAACGCACTACTGCTGATGAACGCGAACAAACTTTTAGAGAAATGATTGAAATTGCTTTAGAATTAGCACTTTAA
- the hemN gene encoding oxygen-independent coproporphyrinogen III oxidase codes for MASLIQKYNVPGPRYTSYPTVPFWDATTFSKEKWIASFQKSFKETNQTEGISMYIHLPFCESLCTFCACHKHITKRHDVEEIYIKSVLKEWELYLNLLDEKPIIKELHLGGGTPTFFSAENLHFLLNGIFKNALKHENAAFSFEGHPNNTTEEHLQTLFDLGFRRVSFGVQDYDEKVQKAIHRIQPFENVEKVTHLARKIGYTSVSHDLIFGLPFQTKENVIDTITKTTTLQPDRISFYSYAHVPWIKGVGQRGFDEQDLPKDDEKRVLYEIGKELFSDLGYEEIGMDHFALKTDDLYNATKNNTLHRNFMGYTAHKTQLMIGLGMSAISDSWGAFAQNAKSVKEYQQLVFEGEIPVFRGHILSKEDAIIRKHILQMMCNFETSWEDAALKIDNLDFHLNLLKELEEDGLVIINENSLEIPDHARPFVRNICMAFDKKLHQIAKKEHLFSKTI; via the coding sequence ATGGCATCACTTATTCAAAAATACAACGTTCCAGGACCAAGATATACCAGTTATCCAACAGTTCCTTTTTGGGATGCTACAACTTTTTCAAAAGAAAAATGGATAGCCTCTTTTCAAAAATCATTCAAAGAAACGAATCAAACTGAAGGCATTAGTATGTATATCCATTTGCCATTTTGTGAGAGTTTGTGCACCTTTTGCGCCTGTCACAAACACATTACCAAACGTCATGATGTAGAGGAAATCTATATAAAATCGGTCTTAAAAGAATGGGAATTGTATTTGAATTTGCTGGATGAAAAACCCATCATCAAAGAATTGCATTTAGGAGGAGGAACACCCACTTTTTTCTCCGCTGAAAACCTTCATTTTTTACTCAACGGAATTTTTAAAAATGCGCTAAAGCACGAAAATGCGGCATTTAGTTTTGAAGGTCATCCAAACAATACCACAGAAGAGCATTTGCAAACCTTGTTCGATTTGGGTTTTAGAAGAGTAAGTTTTGGCGTACAAGATTATGATGAAAAAGTGCAAAAAGCCATTCACAGAATACAACCTTTTGAAAATGTGGAAAAAGTAACTCATTTGGCTCGGAAAATAGGGTATACTTCTGTAAGTCACGATTTAATTTTTGGTTTGCCTTTTCAAACCAAAGAAAATGTGATTGATACCATTACCAAAACAACCACTTTACAACCAGACCGAATTTCCTTTTACAGTTATGCGCACGTTCCTTGGATAAAAGGTGTTGGTCAGCGTGGTTTTGACGAGCAAGATTTGCCAAAAGATGATGAAAAAAGAGTTTTGTATGAAATAGGTAAAGAACTTTTTTCGGATTTAGGATATGAGGAAATTGGCATGGATCACTTTGCATTGAAAACAGATGATTTATACAATGCTACCAAAAACAACACCTTACATCGAAATTTTATGGGATATACAGCTCATAAAACTCAGTTGATGATTGGTTTAGGAATGTCAGCAATTTCCGATTCTTGGGGCGCATTTGCTCAAAATGCAAAATCAGTAAAAGAATACCAACAATTGGTTTTTGAGGGTGAAATTCCAGTTTTTAGAGGACATATTTTATCAAAAGAAGATGCGATTATTAGAAAACACATCTTACAAATGATGTGCAATTTTGAAACTTCTTGGGAAGATGCTGCTTTAAAAATTGATAATTTAGATTTTCATTTAAATTTATTAAAAGAATTAGAAGAAGATGGATTGGTGATTATCAACGAAAATTCGCTTGAAATTCCTGATCATGCGAGACCTTTTGTTCGCAACATCTGCATGGCTTTTGACAAAAAACTGCATCAAATAGCCAAAAAAGAACATCTTTTTTCAAAGACCATTTAG
- the ccoS gene encoding cbb3-type cytochrome oxidase assembly protein CcoS, translating into MSVIYLLLSLSILVALIFLIVFIYSVRKGQYDDTYTPSVRILFDDELVKSNKKITKNKF; encoded by the coding sequence ATGAGCGTAATTTACTTACTTCTTTCACTAAGTATTTTAGTGGCATTAATTTTCTTAATTGTATTTATTTATTCGGTGAGAAAAGGACAATATGATGATACGTATACGCCTTCTGTAAGAATATTGTTTGATGATGAACTAGTAAAATCTAACAAAAAAATAACCAAAAACAAATTTTAA